The window CGTCGACGGTGTCAACGCTTCCCGGCGGTGCGCGCGACCGCGGCGAAGGTCAGTGCGCGCCGCGACAGCGGGCGCTGGCCACCCGCAGGAGGTCGACGTGCAGCCGCGCGACCAGGCGCAGTTCCGGAACGCCCTCGGCCACCGCGGCCCGGGATCCGGGCCGCATCGGGTGGTGGGACGCAGTCATAGCAACCATGGTTGCACAGATATGACACCGGCACCGTGAGCAGCGGTTCAGGCGATCTCGACCGGCTCCTCCGTGATGGCGCCGTCGACGATCCGGAACGACCGGAACTCCGTGACGTCGGGCTCCCTGGTGGAGGCCAGCACGTAGTGCGCGCCCGGCTCGGAGGCGTACGAGACGTCGGTGCGGGACGGGTAGGCCTCGGTCGCGGTGTGCGAGTGGTAGATGACGACGGGCTCCTCGTCCCGGTCGTCCATCTCCCGCCAGACGCGCAGCTGCTCCATCGAGTCGAACCGGTAGAACGTGGGCGAACGTTCCGCGTTCTCCATCGCGATGAACCGAACCGGGGTGTCCGAGCCGGCCGGGCCGGCGATCACGCCGCAGGCCTCGTCCGGGTGGTCACGGCGGGCATGATCGACGATCGCCTGGTAGAGGGCGCGCTCAATTCGCAGCACGTCGAACAAGCTACCTGCCGTCGGGATCAGGCCGCCGCGCGGCGATCCGCTCAGCACCGCCGCGCAGCGGGCCGCTCAGTACAGGGCGCGGACGAGGTTGTCGACGAGGGTCGTCAGCAGCTCGTACATCTCGACGAACGGGGCGCGCTGATCGTCGGGCGGCAGCTCGCCGAGTTCCTCGAGGAAGTCGTCGTCGGTGATGCCGAGCCGGGTACCGAGCACCAGGCGCAGGTCGTTCAGCGTGGTCAACCAGTCCTGGGCGGCTTCCTCGTCGAGCAGCAGCACCTCGCTGGGCCCGGGCAGGGTCGCGAGCACCCGGCGGGCGGCGGCTCGCTTGTGGGCCAGCGAGTCGTCGGTGCGGCGGCGGCGGAAGTCGCCGGAGGCCAGTGGGTCCTCCGGGTATGGATCCGGCAGCAGGCGGGCCAGCGCCGGGTCCTCGGGCGGCGGCGGAGCGGTGTCACGCAGGCCGACGAGCGCCTCCAGCGGGTCGTCGACCGGCGGCGGCTCCAGCATGCCGTCGATCAGCCGCACCAGCTCGGCGAGGATCGTGCCCTCCCAGCGGGGCAGCCGCACCTCGACTCCACCGGCCGTCCGCCGGAAGCAGTCCGGGAACCTGTAGTAAGACCCCACGTTCCCGTCCCCATCCAGCGGTCTGCCCCGACTCCAGGGGCGCATCCAGCTCACGAGCCAGCTAGTCCTGTCTGACGGTGGCCCAGAGGCCGTAGGTGTGTAGGCGGGCCGCGTCGCGCTCCATCTCGTCGCGAGTACCGCTACTCACGGACGCCCTGCCCTTCTGGTGGACGTCCATCATCAGTTTGCGCGCCGTCGCCTTGTCGTAGCCGAACAGCTTCTGGAAGACGTAGGTCACATACGACATCAGGTTGATCGGATCGTTCCAGACGATCGTGACCCAGGGCCGGTCGTCGCTGAGCTCCTCGTCGATCTCCTCGACGTCCGCGGGTGAGACGGTGGTCGCGGTCACGATCCCTATTGTTACGCATGCCGCGGCTCCCTTCTCGTCGGGCGGGAGGTCGGCTCCGCCCCGCCCAGGCCCCGCCTCATACGGAGCGGCGCAGGAGCGGGGGGTAGAGCGCGGTCGCGGAGCCACGGCGGTAGAGCTGGGCGGGACGGCCGCCGCCGCGCGGCGAGCTGACCGCGCCGACGGACAGGACGAAGTCCGGCGTGCTGAGCACCTTGCGCCGGAAGTTGGGCGGGTCCAGGGTCACCCCCCAGGCGGCCTCGTAGACCCGGCGCAGGTCGGCGAGGGTGAACGGCTCCTCGCAGAAGGCCGCCGCCATCGGCGTGTACTCGAGCTTGCTGCGGGCCCGCTCCACCCCGTCGGCGACGATGCGCGGATGGTCGAAGGCCAGGGTCGGGCCCTCCGGCGAGTCCAGGTCCTCGACCGGCCACCAGCGGGCCTGCTGGCCGCGCCGGCCCGGCTCCGGCTGCGGCAGGTTCGGCAACAACGCCAGGTAGGCGACGCTGACGACCCGGGTGCGCGGGTCC of the Pseudofrankia saprophytica genome contains:
- a CDS encoding putative leader peptide, which produces MTASHHPMRPGSRAAVAEGVPELRLVARLHVDLLRVASARCRGAH
- a CDS encoding Mov34/MPN/PAD-1 family protein — its product is MLRIERALYQAIVDHARRDHPDEACGVIAGPAGSDTPVRFIAMENAERSPTFYRFDSMEQLRVWREMDDRDEEPVVIYHSHTATEAYPSRTDVSYASEPGAHYVLASTREPDVTEFRSFRIVDGAITEEPVEIA
- a CDS encoding DUF2017 domain-containing protein — protein: MGSYYRFPDCFRRTAGGVEVRLPRWEGTILAELVRLIDGMLEPPPVDDPLEALVGLRDTAPPPPEDPALARLLPDPYPEDPLASGDFRRRRTDDSLAHKRAAARRVLATLPGPSEVLLLDEEAAQDWLTTLNDLRLVLGTRLGITDDDFLEELGELPPDDQRAPFVEMYELLTTLVDNLVRALY
- the clpS gene encoding ATP-dependent Clp protease adapter ClpS codes for the protein MTATTVSPADVEEIDEELSDDRPWVTIVWNDPINLMSYVTYVFQKLFGYDKATARKLMMDVHQKGRASVSSGTRDEMERDAARLHTYGLWATVRQD
- a CDS encoding NUDIX hydrolase, with the translated sequence MVLLTLRAGRLCVLVIQRDEPPFQDYWALPGGFVGADEDLDSSARRQLAEETGVTAAGHLEQLYTYGDPGRDPRTRVVSVAYLALLPNLPQPEPGRRGQQARWWPVEDLDSPEGPTLAFDHPRIVADGVERARSKLEYTPMAAAFCEEPFTLADLRRVYEAAWGVTLDPPNFRRKVLSTPDFVLSVGAVSSPRGGGRPAQLYRRGSATALYPPLLRRSV